Proteins co-encoded in one Aspergillus fumigatus Af293 chromosome 6, whole genome shotgun sequence genomic window:
- the yap1 gene encoding putative bZIP transcription factor AP-1/Yap1: MADYNTLYQQGLYLSPDQQDLLLAALSSNNPTQKQQTVTHNSEANQNLNHTPGHASSGSFSVSPPSGLDGSVNQSTTFGYEDSPYLDLNPDFDLDFLGNESLIGDLPPSLPSTEDYEPGDKRKDIDGQVNDKEDSGKKRRESDEKAAKKPGRKPLTSEPTSKRKAQNRAAQRAFRERKEKHLKDLEAKVEELQKASDNANQENGLLRAQVERLQLELKEYRKRLSWVTSTSGLSPVNAIPGAYSKGMYGLNNNEFMFDFPKFGDLPGSHLFTNTQTSKSNQNKAKDNPTATPRSEAQVPGVLNRNDLKISSPNGLSNGPSPAKSTPSGQTPNSQTSTRPGSGTLNGAVDNNGAARGYQVNSSYSASTKQATHDTPSSDSPSSSSDSHQSQLLSSNGTSPEPSLHSPAVKATESSTPHACTYTTINGEESFCAQLSMACGNINNPIPAVRQNSESASNTPSHANSSDKALGLDFFAQQNGGQFDPVLFGDWREPQDAILSQDFGTFFDDAFPLPDLGSPSHNFSEATKQPAAPKKDLIAEIDSKLDEDEEVVPGEDKSQMLTCNKIWDRLQSMEKFRNGEIDVDNLCSELRTKARCSEGGVVVNQKDVEDIMGRVK, translated from the exons ATGGCGGACTACAATACTCTTTATCAACAAGGTCTTTATCTCTCCCCCGATCAACAGgacctcctcctcgcagCTCTTTCATCGAACAACCCGACTCAGAAACAACAAACAGTGACGCACAACTCCGAAGCCAACCAGAACCTCAATCACACACCCGGCCATGCTTCTTCCGGTAGCTTCAGTGTTTCTCCCCCCAGTGGTTTGGACGGCTCGGTGAATCAGTCAACTACTTTCGGCTACGAAGATAGTCCTTACCTGGATCTGAATCCCGACTTCGACCTTGATTTTCTGGGCAACGAGAGCTTGATTGGTGATCTGCCCCCGAGCTTGCCTTCGACTGAAGACTATGAGCCTGGTGATAAGCGAAAGGATATCGATGGACAAGTAAATGACAAAGAGGATTCGGGCAAGAAGCGACGGGAGAGCGATGAGAAAGCAGCCAAGAAGCCTGGTAGAAAGCCACTGACCTCGGAACCTACTTCG aagcgcaaggctCAGAATCGCGCAGCTCAGCGAGCCTTCCGGGAgcggaaagaaaagcacCTGAAGGATCTGGAGGCCAAGGTGGAGGAGCTACAGAAAGCTTCTGATAATGCAAACCAAGAGAACGGACTTCTGCGCGCTCAGGTGGAGCGTTTACAACTAGAGCTCAAGGAGTATCGCAAGCGTCTCTCCTGGGTAACGAGCACCAGCGGCCTCTCTCCTGTTAATGCTATCCCAGGTGCATACTCCAAAGGCATGTATGGTCTGAACAATAATGAGTTCATGTTCGACTTCCCCAAGTTCGGGGATCTGCCCGGTTCACACTTGTTCACCAATACGCAAACAAGCAAGTCGAATCAGAACAAAGCGAAGGACAACCCGACAGCAACTCCACGTAGCGAAGCTCAGGTCCCCGGTGTCCTCAACCGCAACGATCTGAAAATCTCGAGCCCCAACGGCCTTTCCAACGGACCATCACCCGCCAAGTCCACACCAAGCGGCCAGACACCGAATTCGCAAACATCTACACGACCTGGCTCTGGTACATTGAACGGAGCCGTTGATAACAATGGAGCTGCCAGGGGCTACCAGGTCAATTCGTCGTACAGCGCGAGCACAAAGCAGGCAACCCACGATACCCCTAGCTCAGACTCTCCATCGTCCTCTTCAGATTCGCACCAGAGCCAGCTGCTCTCTTCCAATGGGACCTCACCTGAGCCATCTTTGCACTCGCCTGCCGTAAAGGCGACTGAGAGTAGCACTCCCCATGCATGCACCTATACCACCATCAACGGTGAGGAATCCTTCTGCGCTCAGCTTAGTATGGCATGTGGCAACATCAATAATCCCATTCCAGCTGTCAGACAAAATAGCGAAAGCGCGTCAAACACCCCTAGCCATGCCAATAGTTCCGACAAAGCTCTTGGTCTGGATTTTTTCGCCCAACAGAATGGAGGTCAGTTCGACCCTGTCCTGTTCGGTGATTGGCGTGAGCCTCAAGATGCTATTTTGTCACAAGACTTTGGTACATTTTTCGATGATGCGTTCCCTCTCCCCGACTTGGGAAGCCCATCCCACAATTTTAGCGAGGCGACCAAGCAACCAGCAGCGCCAAAGAAGGATCTTATCGCTGAAATTGACAGTAAactggatgaagatgaggaggttgTGCCTGGCGAGGACAAGTCGCAAATGCTCACCTGCAATAAGATATG GGATCGTCTGCAATCCATGGAGAAGTTCCGTAATGGCGAGATCGACGTGGACAATCTCTGTTCAGAATTGCGCACCAAAGCCAGATGCTCTGAAGGCGGTGTAGTCGTCAATCAGAAAGATGTCGAGGACATCATGGGTCGCGTCAAATAG
- a CDS encoding tudor domain-containing protein: MSDVAALEAEVKEFKLQLETVQSSLQVDPDNTELQSLKTELEELINLTETSIAELKPLAPPPSAAKPSPPPAKDKWSKENHPAYQAGYRRPAAETPEEAPTPVTYSVNDHVLARWVSGDNSFYPARITSITGSSANPVYLVSFKSYGTVESLTAKDIKPISNADSRKRKADGSSGYSSSQTPTPQPLHSSVISAAADINPALANQARKEPSKVGDASARPSKVARKVKATRELEAGKMKWKDFASKSKLGRKESMFRTGEGINSRVGFTGSGQQMRKDPSRARHVYQQADDDAY, from the exons ATGTCAGATGTTGCAGCTCTTGAGGCAGAAGTCAAGGAATTCAAGTTACAG CTTGAAACTGTTCAATCGAGTTTGCAGGTAGATCCAGACAACACGGAACTGCAGAGTCTTAAAACTGAGCTGGAAGAACTCATAAATCTCACGGAAACATCAATCGCCGAACTCAAGCcgcttgctcctcctccgtctgcTGCCAAACCTTCTCCCCCGCCAGCAAAGGATAAATGGTCAAAGGAGAACCACCCTGCTTATCAGGCTGGGTATCGCAGACCCGCTGCCGAAACCCCGGAGGAAGCCCCCACACCGGTCACGTACTCCGTCAATGACCACGTCCTCGCGCGATGGGTTTCGGGCGACAACTCTTTCTATCCTGCACGCATTACTTCCATAACAGGCTCATCTGCCAACCCTGTCTACTTGGTCTCGTTCAAGTCGTACGGAACGGTTGAATCTCTGACAGCCAAAGACATCAAGCCCATCTCCAACGCTGATTCGCGGAAACGTAAGGCTGATGGAAGCTCAGGCTACTCTTCCTCCCAGACCCCAACCCCACAACCCCTTCATTCTAGTGTTATCTCGGCCGCGGCAGATATCAACCCTGCATTGGCAAATCAGGCGCGCAAAGAGCCTAGCAAGGTCGGCGACGCGTCTGCACGCCCTTCGAAGGTGGCCCGAAAAGTCAAGGCCACTCGCGAGCTTGAGGCCGGTAAGATGAAGTGGAAGGATTTTGCTAGCAAGAGCAAGCTGGGCCGGAAAGAGAGCATGTTTCGGACAGGGGAGGGTATTAACTCCCGAG TGGGCTTTACTGGCTCCGGCCAACAGATGCGCAAAGATCCCTCCAGGGCACGCCATGTGTATCAGCAAGCAGATGACGACGCCTACTAG
- a CDS encoding oxidoreductase, short chain dehydrogenase/reductase family, translating to MAASKKEVRFPPTPHVQTKMPWIQLGEIDPATTLTPPPAPFPETSTPEQRAALRFRVSGNAVFTGGAGMLAIASARALLEHGLSGLALLDLPSALQKGDAEIDALRRDFPSARIITHQCDVTDAAGMQEVAEKIKIELGELNILCCFAGIVNCVAAEDIAVEQWRRVIDVNTTGSWIAAQAVGKYMIASGRGGKIVLVASISGHRVNYPQPQIAYNVSKAAVLHMKNSLAAEWTQYGIRVNSISPGYMDTVLNEGEDLAPWRQIWADRNPMRRMGSPQELTGPVVFLCSDIGGSYINGADIVVDGGGLVF from the exons ATGGCTGCATCTAAGAAAGAAGTGCGTTTCCCTCCAACACCTCATGTGCAAACAAAGATGCCGTGGATACAGCTCGGAGAAATCGACCCAGCTACCACTCTAACGCCACCACCGGCCCCATTTCCAGAGACCAGCACGCCGGAGCAGCGAGCAGCTTTGAGATTCAGGGTGAGCGGAAACGCAGTGT TTACTGGTGGAGCAGGAATGCTCGCTATAGCCTCTGCACGAGCCCTTCTTGAGCATGGACTTTCTGGTCTTGCTTTACTTGATCTTCCCTCGGCTCTCCAAAAGGGAGACGCTGAAATAGATGCACTTAGAAGAGACTTTCCTTCTGCGAGGATCATAACGCATCAGTGCGACGTCACAGACGCGGCAGGCATGCAGGAGGTTGCTGAAAAAATAAAGATTGAACTAGGGGAGCTTAACATTCTCTGTTGCTTTGCAGGCATAGTCAACTGCGTGGCAGCCGAGGACATAGCAGTCGAGCAATGGCGCCGTGTTATTGATGTAAATACGACAGGATCATGGATCGCTGCACAAGCAGTGGGGAA ATATATGATTGCCAGTGGACGCGGAGGCAaaatcgtcctcgtcgcATCCATCAGCGGTCATCGGGTGAATTATCCCCAGCCTCAAATCGCGTACAACGTCTCCAAGGCAGCGGTGCTACACATGAAGAATAGCTTGGCAGCGGAATGGACGCAATACGGAATCCGAGTCAATTCCATCTCCCCGGGATATATGGATACGGTGCTCAATGAGGGCGAGGATCTTGCGCCGTGGCGGCAGATATGGGCGGATCGGAATCCTATGCGCAGGATGGGGTCACCACAGGAGTTGACGGGACCGGTGGTGTTTCTTTGCAGTGATATTGGGGGGAGCTATATCAATGGAGCTGATATTGTTGTAGATG GGGGTGGTCTGGTGTTCTAG
- the ncr1 gene encoding sphingolipid transporter NCR1, which yields MRGLRLTPILTSLGLLSFLPRTLVVAEGETKIHEEGRCAIRGHCGKKSFFGGELPCPDNGPAREPEVSTRKKLVNLCGSKWNEGSVCCEDEQIDALAKNLKLAEGIIASCPACKANFFNIFCTFTCSPDQSLFINVTQTEMASSGKLLVTELDNIWSEEYQSGFYDSCKNVKNGASGGKAVDFIGGGAKNYTQFLKFLGDKKLLGSPFQINYKTEPSSPDQGMRALPIKPKACNDPDEAFRCSCVDCPEVCPELPEVKTDKSCHVGLLPCLSFAVILIYSVFLLAVVAFSSYFTYRERRYRKPERVRLLQDPSPDDSEDEGDIVHAAGSLEQPSGVYKLNSMLDSMFNSIGSTCARFPAITIVTSILLVGLLSLGWLRFAVETDPVRLWVSPTSPAAQEKEYFDANFGPFYRAEQVFVVNEHGPVLTYDTLSWWFDVESQIRRMISPGRGLLLDDVCFKPTGDACVVQSLTGYFGGSGWNLHPDTWEERIKHCANSPGDPSCLPDFQQPLKPEMILGGYEKSGNVLHAQALITTWVLNNHAQGTEGEADAIDWENNLKQLLYNVQEDAKERGLRVSFITEVSLEQELNKSSNTDAKIVVISYIIMFIYASLALGSATVTWKSLLNNPANVFVQSKFTLGIAGILIVLMSVSASVGLFSSAGIRVTLIIAEVIPFLVLAVGVDNIFLIVHEFERINVSHPDEEIDERVARAVGRIGPSIFLSALTETVAFALGVFVGMPAVRNFAIYAAGAVFINAILQMTMFVSVLALNQRRVESLRADCIPCITVRKATSSGMFEEPAYNDQEGESLTQQFIRKIYANYLLDRRIKVAVVIVFLGIFTAGLALIPEVPLGLDQRIALPSDSYLVQYFNDLDIYFRTGPPVYFVTRNVNVTERKHQQQLCGRFTTCEEFSLSFVLEQESKRQNVSYISGSAASWIDDFFYWLNPQQDCCKENGQICFEDRTPAWNISLYGMPTGDEFIHYLEKWIEAPTDASCPLGGKAPYTNALVIDSRRLMTNASHFRTSHTPLRSQDDYIKAYISARRIADGISKEHGIDVFPYSKPYIYFDQYVSIVQLTGTLLGCAVAIIFVITSFILGSVATGAVVTATVVMIVVDIIGSMAIAGVSLNAVSLVNLVICVGIGVEFCAHIARAFMFPSRTIMGKTPTKFRGKDARAWTALVNVGGSVFSGITITKLLGICVLAFTRSKIFEIYYFRVWLALVIFAATHALIFLPVLLSYFGGEGYADPGSDGGLEETLASRGYRALLVDEDYDSEEF from the exons ATGCGGGGACTTCGCTTGACCCCAATCCTCACGAGTCTCGGCCTGCTGTCGTTTCTTCCACGCACACTTGTAGTTGCTGAAGGAGAAACTAAGATACATGAAGAGGGCCGCTGTGCGATCCGAGGACATTGTGGGAAAAAGTCATTCTTCGGTGGAGAACTGCCATGTCCAGACAACGGTCCAGCAAGGGAGCCTGAAGtatcgacgaggaagaagctggtgaACTTGTGTGGTAGCAAATGGAACGAAGGGTCTGTTTGTTGTGAAGATGAGCAG ATCGATGCACTCGCCAAGAACCTGAAGCTTGCTGAGGGCATTATTGCATCATGTCCTGCGTGCAAAGCCAATTTTTTCAACATCTTCTGTACGTTTACCTGTTCTCCGGACCAGTCTCTGTTCATCAATGTCACACAAACCGAGATGGCTAGCTCCGGAAAGTTACTCGTTACCGAACTTGACAATATCTGGTCCGAAGAATACCAGAGCGGCTTCTATGATAGTTGCAAGAATGTCAAAAACGGTGCTTCCGGAGGCAAAGCGGTTGACTTCATCGGCGGCGGCGCGAAGAATTACACACAATTCCTGAAGTTCTTGGGTGACAAGAAGCTGCTTGGAAGTCCTTTCCAGATCAACTACAAAACAGAGCCCTCATCACCTGATCAGGGCATGCGGGCCTTGCCTATCAAGCCGAAGGCCTGCAATGACCCTGACGAGGCATTCCGCTGCTCCTGCGTTGATTGCCCAGAAGTCTGTCCAGAGCTACCAGAGGTGAAAACGGACAAATCTTGTCACGTCGGCCTGTTGCCTTGTTTATCCTTCGCGGTCATTCTGATTTACTCCGTATTCTTGCTAGCTGTCGTGGCCTTTTCTAGTTACTTCACGTACAGAGAACGGCGTTATCGCAAGCCCGAGAGGGTTCGGCTCCTACAAGACCCATCTCCCGATGacagcgaggatgagggcgaTATCGTTCATGCTGCTGGGTCGCTGGAGCAACCTTCTGGTGTTTACAAACTGAACTCTATGCTTGACTCAATGTTCAATAGTATTGGGAGTACCTGCGCTCGATTCCCAGCTATCACTATTGTAACTAGCATACTGCTCGTTGGCCTTCTAAGTCTGGGTTGGCTCCGGTTCGCTGTCGAGACAGATCCTGTACGCCTCTGGGTGAGCCCTACATCGCCGGCAGCACAAGAAAAGGAGTATTTTGATGCCAATTTTGGACCCTTTTACCGAGCGGAGCAAGTATTTGTTGTCAACGAACATGGTCCGGTGCTGACCTATGACACCCTCAGCTGGTGGTTTGATGTTGAATCTCAAATTCGTCGAATGATCTCTCCGGGTCGCGGCTTACTACTTGACGACGTCTGCTTTAAACCCACTGGCGACGCGTGTGTGGTTCAGTCGTTAACGGGCTATTTCGGGGGCTCAGGATGGAACCTCCACCCGGACACATGGGAAGAGCGGATTAAGCACTGTGCCAACTCTCCTGGTGACCCCAGCTGTCTCCCTGACTTTCAACAGCCTCTTAAACCTGAAATGATACTGGGTGGTTACGAAAAGTCCGGCAACGTCCTCCACGCGCAAGCGTTGATTACCACGTGGGTTCTGAACAATCACGCCCAAGGTACGGAGGGTGAGGCCGATGCTATTGACTGGGAGAACAATCTCAAACAGTTGTTATACAACGTTCAAGAAGATGCGAAAGAACGTGGTCTTCGTGTGTCATTCATCACTGAAGTCAGCCTGGAGCAGGAACTTAACAAATCCAGCAACACCGATGCGAAGATTGTCGTCATCAGCTATATTATCATGTTTATCTATGCGTCCCTCGCTCTAGGGTCAGCCACGGTCACCTGGAAGTCCCTCTTGAACAACCCTGCCAATGTCTTTGTGCAGTCAAAATTTACGCTCGGAATTGCGGGAATCTTGATCGTCCTTATGTCCGTGTCTGCGTCGGTAGGACTGTTTTCATCAGCAGGAATCAGGGTGACCTTGATCATCGCCGAGGTCATTCCCTTCCTTGTGTTGGCGGTCGGTGTGGACAACATATTCCTGATCGTTCATGAATTTGAGCGAATAAATGTCAGTCACCCTGAtgaagagattgatgagcGGGTTGCTCGTGCCGTAGGAAGGATTGGTCCCAGCATTTTCCTTTCGGCCCTGACGGAGACGGTCGCCTTTGCGCTTGGTGTTTTTGTGGGCATGCCTGCTGTCAGGAACTTTGCCATCTATGCAGCTGGTGCTGTCTTCATCAATGCCATTCTGCAAATGACGATGTTTGTTTCAGTACTAGCTCTGAATCAAAGGCGTGTGGAGAGTCTTCGTGCAGATTGCATTCCATGCATCACAGTGCGCAAAGCGACTTCATCTGGCATGTTCGAAGAACCCGCATACAATGATCAGGAGGGAGAAAGCCTGACGCAGCAATTTATTCGCAAAATATATGCAAACTACCTGCTTGACCGCAGGATCAAGGTTGCTGTTGTGATTGTTTTCCTCGGCATATTCACTGCTGGCTTGGCTCTGATCCCGGAAGTGCCTCTCGGGTTGGATCAGCGTATCGCTCTTCCGAGCGATTCGTATCTGGTACAGTATTTCAACGATCTGGATATTTACTTTCGCACCGGTCCACCAGTTTACTTTGTGACCCGCAACGTTAACGTGACCGAGAGGaagcaccagcagcagctctgcGGACGGTTCACGACCTGCGAAGAATTCTCCTTGTCATTTGTTTTGGAGCAGGAGTCTAAGCGACAGAACGTCTCCTATATTTCGGGATCAGCCGCAAGTTGGATCGACGACTTCTTTTATTGGCTGAATCCACAGCAAGATTGCTGCAAGGAAAATGGGCAGATTTGCTTTGAGGACCGGACTCCTGCATGGAATATATCTCTCTACGGCATGCCCACAGGAGACGAATTTATCCACTATCTGGAAAAGTGGATTGAAGCACCCACGGATGCATCTTGCCCACTTGGCGGCAAAGCCCCATATACTAACGCGCTTGTCATCGATTCAAGGCGCCTTATGACCAATGCCAGCCATTTCAGAACCAGCCATACCCCTCTGAGGAGTCAGGATGACTATATCAAGGCGTACATCTCAGCCCGTCGCATCGCGGATGGAATCTCCAAAGAACACGGCATAGATGTATTCCCTTATTCCAAACCATATATCTACTTCGACCAGTATGTCTCAATCGTGCAGCTCACAGGCACTTTACTCGGTTGTGCTGTTGCCATTATCTTTGTCATCACGTCATTCATCTTAGGCTCTGTCGCCACCGGTGCGGTAGTAACTGCTACGGTCGTGATGATCGTTGTGGATATTATTGGCTCCATGGCCATTGCTGGGGTGTCACTAAATGCCGTTTCTTTGGTTAACCTGGTTATTTGCGTCGGCATCGGTGTCGAGTTCTGCGCCCATATCGCTCGAGCGTTCATGTTCCCTTCACGCACAATAATGGGCAAGACTCCCACCAAGTTCCGGGGCAAAGATGCAAGAGCCTGGACTGCCTTGGTCAATGTGGGTGGCAGTGTCTTCAGTGGCATCACTATCACCAAATTACTCGGAATTTGTGTGCTGGCATTCACCCGCAGCAAGATCTTCGAAATCTACTATTTCCGTGTCTGGCTAGCATTGGTCATCTTTGCCGCTACCCATGCCCTTATCTTCCTGCCTGTCCTGCTCAGTTATTTTGGTGGCGAAG GTTATGCCGATCCTGGATCCGACGGTGGTTTGGAAGAAACCCTTGCCTCCAGAGGTTATCGCGCCCTgcttgttgatgaagactACGACTCTGAAGAATTCTAG
- a CDS encoding putative importin beta-4 subunit yields MDQQRFLQQLQIVLNPAQGNVKEATGILQREFYNKPESLVLLIQIATGHEDPNLRQLAAVEARSLVNKHWVSVQGAQKPQIREQLLRSTMSEGSSLVRHSIARIISAVARVDLNDGEWAELPNFLVQAGNSGNKDERGVAIYILFTILETLGESLEAKFSDIFALFSKTIRDPESEEVRVNTLLALSKLAMHLDSEEDVGPVRAFQDIVPSMVAVLKDSIDQKQEDRVMQAFEVFQTLLGCDPALLTVHLKELVIFMNELAANTEVDEDTRTQAISFLMQCVQYRKLKIQGMRIGEQLTRTALHIVTELGDTSSDDDDITPARSALGLLDMLAQSLPPSQVVVPLLHALGQYFNNSNPDYRRAGIMALGMCVEGAPDFISTQMQDIFPMVLQLLADPEPKVRQASLHAVARLADDLAEDLSAEHEKLMPLLFKNLASAMQEYKGEEDGPTIDIMKAGISAIDAVVDGLDEKDVAPYQGELVPILHKLFKHPDFRIKGLTAGALGSLASSAGESFLPYFDESMHLLQEFATVKDSEEELDLRASVTDAMGEMSAAAGAERYQPYVEPLMRATEEALHLDHSRLKESTYIFWGAMSKVYGEHFAPFLDGVVKGLFACIEQDETDLDVSLGEAAKDLVGQEVIIAGRKVKVASADDDDEPVGEDGGIEDVDLDDEDAWDDITATTPLSLEKEIAVEVIGDLVTHTKSAYLPYFEKTIEQVLPLAEHPYEGVRRSTISTLHRSYAMLFAIAEETGQMAKWKPGLPLQVEPAKEVKKFGEILMTATIKMWTEEDDRATVADINRNMAENLRYCGPSLIANETTLHNVIQMVTDIITKKHPCQLEFGPEEESLEAGEETSEFDWVVVDTALDVVSGLAAALGESFAELWKVFEKTILRYAGSTEALERATAVGVLAECINGMGAGVTQFTRPFLKLLIHRLGDEDPQTKSNAAYAVGRLVEHSTADAEIVKEYPTILGRLESCLQMKVSRLQDNATGCLSRMILKHREAIPLKDVLPVLVSILPLKNDYEENEPLYRMICQLYKWEDPNIRELTPQFLPIFQSVLCGDSDQLEDERRAELIELVKWLNQMQPGVAPWVEQL; encoded by the exons ATGGATCAGCAAAGAttcctgcagcagcttcagATTGTTCTGAACC CTGCCCAGGGCAACGTCAAGGAAGCAACCGGTATCCTCCAGCGCGAGTTTTACAACAAGCCTGAGTCTCTCGTTCTCCTTATCCAGATCGCCACCGGTCATGAGGATCCCAATCTAAGGCAGCTGGCCGCTGTTGAGGCTCGCTCGTTGGTCAACAAGCACTGGGTTTCCGTCCAGGGTGCCCAGAAGCCTCAGATCCGTGAGCAGCTGCTGCGTTCTACGATGAGCGAGGGCTCCTCACTCGTCCGTCACTCAATTGCCCGTATcatctctgctgttgctCGGGTCGACCTGAACGACGGCGAGTGGGCCGAGCTGCCTAATTTCCTGGTGCAGGCTGGTAACAGTGGCAACAAGGATGAGCGTGGTGTGGCTATCTACATCCTCTTTACCATTCTAGAGACTCTAGGTGAGAGCCTCGAGGCGAAGTTCTCTGACATCTTTGCCCTGTTCAGCAAGACCATCCGCGACCCCGAGAGCGAGGAAGTCCGGGTCAACACCCTTCTGGCCCTGAGCAAGCTTGCCATGCACCTTGACtccgaggaggatgttggCCCCGTTAGGGCATTCCAGGATATCGTTCCCTCCATGGTCGCAGTCCTGAAAGACTCGATCGaccagaagcaggaggacCGTGTTATGCAGGCCTTTGAGGTCTTCCAGACTCTCCTTGGCTGTGACCCTGCCCTCCTGACTGTCCACCTTAAGGAGCTTGTTATCTTCATGAACGAGCTTGCTGCCAACACcgaggtcgacgaggatACTCGTACTCAAGCCATCAGCTTCCTGATGCAGTGCGTTCAGTACCGTAAGCTCAAGATCCAGGGCATGCGTATTGGCGAGCAGCTCACCCGCACCGCCCTGCACATCGTCACCGAGCTCGGTGACACTTCCTCGGACGATGACGATATCACTCCCGCTCGGTCTGCTCTTGGCCTGCTTGATATGCTGGCCCAGAGTCTACCTCCCAGCCAAGTTGTTGTGCCCCTTCTTCACGCTTTGGGCCAGTacttcaacaacagcaacccTGACTACCGCAGGGCTGGTATCATGGCTCTTGGAATGTGTGTCGAGGGTGCTCCTGACTTCATCAGCACTCAGATGCAAGACATCTTCCCCATGgttctgcagctgctcgcTGATCCCGAACCCAAGGTTCGCCAAGCCTCTTTGCATGCTGTGGCTCGTCTTGCCGATGACCTCGCTGAAGATCTCAGTGCTGAGCACGAAAAGCTCATGCCTCTGCTTTTCAAGAACTTGGCCAGTGCTATGCAGGAGTACAagggtgaggaggatggcCCCACCATTGATATCATGAAGGCCGGTATCAGCGCCATTGATGCCGTTGTTGATGGCTTGGACGAGAAGGACGTCGCTCCTTACCAGGGCGAGCTCGTTCCGATTCTGCACAAGCTCTTCAAGCACCCCGACTTTAGAATCAAGGGCTTGACTGCCGGAGCTCTGGGCTCCCTTGCATCCTCTGCCGGCGAGTCCTTCCTTCCCTACTTCGACGAGTCCATGCACCTCCTGCAGGAGTTTGCTACCGTCAAGGACAGTGAGGAAGAATTGGACCTGCGCGCTAGTGTCACCGACGCAATGGGTGAAATGtcggctgctgctggtgcagaGCGTTACCAACCCTACGTCGAGCCCCTCATGCGCGCCACCGAGGAGGCACTTCACCTCGACCACTCCCGTCTCAAGGAGAGCACCTACATCTTCTGGGGAGCCATGTCCAAGGTTTATGGAGAGCACTTCGCTCCCTTCCTCGATGGTGTGGTCAAGGGCCTTTTCGCTTGCATTGAGCAGGACGAGACTGACCTGGATGTATCTCTTGGTGAGGCTGCCAAGGATCTTGTTGGCCAAGAGGTGATTATCGCTGGccgcaaggtcaaggtcgCCAgtgccgacgatgatgacgagcctgttggagaggatggcggtatcgaggatgttgatctcgatgacgaggatgctTGGGACGACATTACCGCCACCACACCCTTGTCCCTGGAGAAGGAAATCGCTGTCGAGGTTATTGGTGATCTCGTCACGCACACCAAGAGCGCCTACCTGCCTTACTTTGAGAAGACCATTGAGCAGGTCCTGCCTCTTGCTGAGCACCCTTACGAGGGTGTTCGTCGCAGCACCATTAGCACTCTGCACCGCTCGTACGCGATGCTCTTCGCTATTGCCGAAGAGACCGGTCAGATGGCTAAGTGGAAGCCTGGTCTACCTTTGCAGGTCGAGCCCGccaaggaggtcaagaagtTTGGTGAAATCCTGATGACCGCTACCATTAAGATGTGGACTGAGGAAGACGATCG GGCTACTGTCGCCGATATCAACCGTAACATGGCCGAGAACCTGCGCTACTGCGGTCCTTCTCTGATTGCCAACGAGACTACTCTCCACAACGTCATCCAGATGGTCACAGACATCATCACGAAGAAGCACCCTTGCCAGCTCGAATTTGGCCCCGAAGAGGAGTCTCTCGAGGCTGGTGAGGAGACTTCTGAGTTCGACTGGGTTGTTGTTGACACTGCCCTCGATGTTGTTTCCGGTCTCGCTGCAGCCCTTGGTGAGAGCTTCGCCGAGCTCTGGAAGGTGTTCGAGAAGACCATCCTGCGCTACGCCGGTAGCACTGAGGCTCTGGAGCGTGCCACTGCCGTTGGTGTCCTTGCCGAGTGCATCAACGGTATGGGTGCTGGTGTCACTCAGTTCACTCGTCCTTTCCTGAAGCTGCTCATCCACCGCCTGGGTGATGAGGATCCTCAGACCAAGTCCAATGCTGCTTATGCTGTTGGCCGTCTTGTCGAGCACTCCACCGCAGACGCTGAGATCGTAAAGGAGTATCCTACCATCCTTGGGCGGTTGGAGTCGTGTCTGCAGATGAAGGTCTCTCGCCTTCAGGATAACGCTACCGGCTGTCTCAGTCGTATGATCCTGAAACACCGTGAGGCCATTCCTCTCAAGGATGTTCTCCCAGTCCTCGTCTCCATCCTCCCTTTGAAGAACGATTACGAGGAGAACGAACCCCTGTACCGCATGATCTGCCAGCTGT ACAAGTGGGAAGACCCTAACATCCGGGAGCTCACCCCGCAGTTCCTGCCCATCTTCCAGTCTGTCCTCTGTGGCGATTCGGACCAGCTTGAGGACGAGCGCCGTGCCGAGCTCATCGAGCTCGTCAAATGGCTGAACCAGATGCAGCCCGGCGTTGCCCCCTGGGTTGAGCAGCTGTAA